One Myotis daubentonii chromosome 3, mMyoDau2.1, whole genome shotgun sequence genomic window carries:
- the NAA50 gene encoding N-alpha-acetyltransferase 50 isoform X1 yields the protein MAVPKWGRGEGYAEASSAPAREAAYAPARRGGGVKGHNAAAGRAGGGGGREPSAPCARVEKRRYQRGGGRHSAPSRDAGPCSTLAASVTRSAPCLRRGGRLVGLSGPSGGRRELRSATTTALISVVTTASAGGEDERKTKVSLKIYLKPWPVWLSRLERHPVHQEPDRAGRCDTTQY from the exons ATGGCGGTCccaaagtgggggaggggagaagggtaCGCGGAGGCCAGCAGTGCGCCTGCGCGGGAGGCGGCCTACGCGCCGGCGCGCAGAGGGGGCGGGGTGAAAGGTCACAACGCGGCGGCGGGTCgggctggcggcggcggcgggcgggagcCGAGTGCTCCGTGTGCACGTGTGGAGAAGCGGCGGTACCAGCGCGGCGGCGGGAGGCACTCCGCCCCCTCCCGGGACGCAGGGCCGTGCTCCACTCTCGCGGCCTCCGTCACCCGCTCAGCTCCCTGCCTCAGGCGAGGAGGCCGGCTTGTGGGGTTGAGTGGCCCGAGCGGAGGGCGCCGAGAGCTGAGGTCGGCGACGACGACGGCGTTGATATCGGTGGTAACAACGGCCTCAGCAGGCGGGGAAGATGAAAGG aaaacaaaagtatctttaaagatatatttgaagccctggccagtgtggctcagtcggttggagcgtcatcctgtgcaccaagag
- the NAA50 gene encoding N-alpha-acetyltransferase 50 isoform X6, translating into MAVPKWGRGEGYAEASSAPAREAAYAPARRGGGVKGHNAAAGRAGGGGGREPSAPCARVEKRRYQRGGGRHSAPSRDAGPCSTLAASVTRSAPCLRRGGRLVGLSGPSGGRRELRSATTTALISVVTTASAGGEDERILKSSKQDFH; encoded by the exons ATGGCGGTCccaaagtgggggaggggagaagggtaCGCGGAGGCCAGCAGTGCGCCTGCGCGGGAGGCGGCCTACGCGCCGGCGCGCAGAGGGGGCGGGGTGAAAGGTCACAACGCGGCGGCGGGTCgggctggcggcggcggcgggcgggagcCGAGTGCTCCGTGTGCACGTGTGGAGAAGCGGCGGTACCAGCGCGGCGGCGGGAGGCACTCCGCCCCCTCCCGGGACGCAGGGCCGTGCTCCACTCTCGCGGCCTCCGTCACCCGCTCAGCTCCCTGCCTCAGGCGAGGAGGCCGGCTTGTGGGGTTGAGTGGCCCGAGCGGAGGGCGCCGAGAGCTGAGGTCGGCGACGACGACGGCGTTGATATCGGTGGTAACAACGGCCTCAGCAGGCGGGGAAGATGAAAGG ATTCtaaagagttccaaacaagatttCCATTGA
- the NAA50 gene encoding N-alpha-acetyltransferase 50 isoform X3: MAVPKWGRGEGYAEASSAPAREAAYAPARRGGGVKGHNAAAGRAGGGGGREPSAPCARVEKRRYQRGGGRHSAPSRDAGPCSTLAASVTRSAPCLRRGGRLVGLSGPSGGRRELRSATTTALISVVTTASAGGEDERKTKVSLKIYLKPWPVWLSRLERHPVHQE, translated from the exons ATGGCGGTCccaaagtgggggaggggagaagggtaCGCGGAGGCCAGCAGTGCGCCTGCGCGGGAGGCGGCCTACGCGCCGGCGCGCAGAGGGGGCGGGGTGAAAGGTCACAACGCGGCGGCGGGTCgggctggcggcggcggcgggcgggagcCGAGTGCTCCGTGTGCACGTGTGGAGAAGCGGCGGTACCAGCGCGGCGGCGGGAGGCACTCCGCCCCCTCCCGGGACGCAGGGCCGTGCTCCACTCTCGCGGCCTCCGTCACCCGCTCAGCTCCCTGCCTCAGGCGAGGAGGCCGGCTTGTGGGGTTGAGTGGCCCGAGCGGAGGGCGCCGAGAGCTGAGGTCGGCGACGACGACGGCGTTGATATCGGTGGTAACAACGGCCTCAGCAGGCGGGGAAGATGAAAGG aaaacaaaagtatctttaaagatatatttgaagccctggccagtgtggctcagtcggttggagcgtcatcctgtgcaccaagag